The following proteins are co-located in the Haloplanus sp. HW8-1 genome:
- a CDS encoding type 1 glutamine amidotransferase has translation MKRPRIALLNAAHEATETGRNFHRELDADLDEFHCPAGDFPAGFHYDGFVVTGSRASVYWDREWIGRLKTWTSGAIEAGMPGLGVCYGHQLLADVMGGRVVGMDEYEIGYRTVEQVARNRLLDGVDETFTVFTSHSDRVAEAPPGATVFAANDYGIHGFRKGDVFAVQFHPEYDMAMARSVTKGKDGQLSAARIQEVLDGINEENYRAAAGCKRLFDNFLDFVSEVQADRVAAE, from the coding sequence ATGAAGCGGCCACGGATCGCCCTGTTGAACGCGGCTCACGAAGCGACCGAGACCGGGCGGAACTTCCACCGGGAACTCGACGCGGACCTCGATGAGTTCCACTGTCCCGCCGGCGATTTTCCCGCCGGCTTCCACTACGACGGCTTCGTCGTCACCGGCTCCCGGGCGTCGGTCTACTGGGACCGGGAGTGGATCGGCCGGCTCAAAACCTGGACCAGCGGCGCAATCGAGGCCGGTATGCCCGGTCTCGGCGTCTGTTATGGCCACCAACTCCTCGCGGACGTCATGGGTGGCCGGGTCGTCGGCATGGACGAGTACGAGATCGGCTACCGCACCGTCGAACAGGTGGCTCGGAACCGACTGCTCGACGGCGTCGACGAGACGTTCACCGTCTTCACCAGTCACTCCGATCGTGTCGCCGAGGCGCCGCCGGGGGCGACGGTGTTCGCGGCGAACGACTACGGCATCCACGGATTCCGCAAGGGAGACGTGTTCGCCGTCCAGTTCCACCCCGAGTACGACATGGCGATGGCGCGGTCGGTGACGAAAGGCAAGGACGGCCAACTGTCGGCGGCGCGCATCCAAGAGGTGCTCGACGGGATCAACGAAGAGAACTATCGCGCTGCCGCCGGATGCAAGCGACTGTTCGACAACTTCCTCGATTTCGTATCCGAGGTGCAGGCCGACCGGGTCGCCGCGGAGTGA
- a CDS encoding DUF7538 family protein, translated as MSGTPTAVETLAEREGWRAEEFAARVHYRGEGERYAVEYYAPSDCVLYWKVKGDGETAVPVGRGTVPDPLRERVRVDLDAAGIDPAVEGRSL; from the coding sequence ATGAGCGGGACGCCGACCGCGGTCGAGACACTCGCCGAACGCGAGGGCTGGCGTGCGGAGGAGTTCGCGGCGCGCGTCCACTACCGTGGCGAGGGCGAGCGGTACGCCGTCGAGTACTACGCGCCGAGTGACTGCGTCCTCTACTGGAAGGTGAAAGGCGACGGGGAGACGGCGGTGCCGGTGGGGCGGGGGACGGTCCCGGACCCCCTCCGGGAGCGGGTCCGGGTGGACCTCGACGCGGCGGGAATCGATCCGGCGGTCGAGGGACGGTCGCTGTAG
- a CDS encoding PQQ-binding-like beta-propeller repeat protein yields the protein MERDTFTRRKCLAAIAGGLTAGCGGRAAEESSTPTSPTATATARPIQTGAADPTAEAAATLGAAFDRGVGRCALEASPTPDGTWPMINRDPAGTNASPASNGPTEFPLNERWTMSALEAQVTFPVADDGFVYLVAADPDSDPSVPMSAVLCHDPRRNGEIQWRRRVDAMPVGPPVADGETVYVAFGSPEDARVQAIDRTDGSLRNVYDLPGRFVGELATAGTSLVMPTEDAYRVVDARTGAHCWSFAPNDLRGSEPRNRKIRDAAVGDGAAFVGTGYPDSQPTTGVGHLYAVDPSVPGMRWHVPMDGPVGRIAVTDDAVIVTTDDSVAGFDLRSGEKRWTDSVERSVRPATLAVADGVAVYGTRRTLHGLDVATGTERWAVPFGVRGDVIFVGDVLYAVGRRDPTSRRILLVAVDVASGTPRWQQELYDPIVDVMAANGYLYAVTTDGRLFAFSSV from the coding sequence ATGGAACGTGACACGTTCACACGCCGCAAGTGTCTGGCCGCTATCGCGGGGGGCCTGACCGCCGGTTGTGGCGGCCGGGCGGCCGAGGAGTCGTCGACGCCCACGTCGCCGACTGCGACGGCCACGGCCCGGCCGATACAGACGGGAGCGGCCGACCCGACAGCAGAGGCGGCGGCGACGCTCGGGGCGGCGTTCGATCGGGGGGTGGGACGTTGTGCGCTAGAGGCCAGCCCCACGCCCGACGGCACATGGCCGATGATCAACCGCGATCCCGCCGGGACGAACGCCTCGCCCGCGTCCAACGGCCCCACCGAGTTCCCACTCAACGAGCGCTGGACCATGTCGGCGCTCGAAGCGCAGGTCACGTTCCCCGTCGCCGACGACGGCTTCGTCTATCTGGTCGCCGCCGACCCCGATTCCGACCCGAGCGTGCCGATGTCGGCCGTCCTGTGTCACGACCCGCGCCGCAACGGCGAGATCCAGTGGCGTCGTCGGGTCGACGCCATGCCCGTCGGCCCACCGGTCGCCGACGGGGAGACGGTGTACGTCGCCTTCGGTTCCCCCGAAGACGCGCGCGTCCAGGCCATCGACCGGACCGACGGCTCGCTCCGGAACGTCTACGACCTCCCCGGGCGGTTCGTCGGCGAGTTGGCGACCGCCGGGACGAGCCTAGTGATGCCGACCGAGGACGCCTACCGCGTCGTCGACGCCCGCACGGGTGCACACTGCTGGTCGTTCGCCCCGAACGACCTCCGCGGGAGCGAGCCACGGAACCGAAAGATCCGCGACGCCGCCGTCGGCGACGGCGCCGCGTTCGTCGGGACGGGCTATCCCGACAGCCAGCCGACGACCGGGGTCGGCCACCTGTACGCGGTCGATCCCTCGGTTCCTGGCATGCGGTGGCACGTGCCGATGGACGGGCCAGTCGGGCGGATCGCGGTGACGGACGACGCCGTGATCGTCACGACCGACGACTCCGTGGCCGGGTTCGATCTCCGGAGCGGCGAGAAGCGGTGGACCGACAGCGTCGAGCGGTCCGTCCGTCCGGCCACGCTCGCGGTTGCCGACGGCGTCGCCGTCTACGGGACGCGGCGGACACTCCACGGTCTCGACGTGGCGACGGGCACCGAGCGCTGGGCAGTCCCCTTCGGCGTCCGGGGCGACGTGATCTTCGTCGGCGACGTGCTCTACGCCGTCGGACGACGCGACCCGACGAGCCGACGCATCCTGCTCGTCGCCGTCGACGTGGCGTCGGGGACGCCGCGCTGGCAACAGGAGCTTTACGACCCCATCGTCGACGTCATGGCCGCCAACGGCTACCTCTACGCCGTCACGACCGACGGCCGCCTGTTCGCGTTCAGCAGCGTCTAG
- a CDS encoding SDR family NAD(P)-dependent oxidoreductase, translating into MTHTAVVAGVGPGLGAAVARRFASEGCRVALLARTDSFLRELAADLDEGDGEGAGLAIPIDLTDASAVDAAFETVRERFGAPDVLVYNASGAAWKGLTDISLDEFDEALAAGPRGAFCCARAAATDVTDAGGTMIFTGATTAVRGKGGAVGFSAAKFGVRGLAQSLARELGPDGVHVAHVVLDGTIRPPNTSASDPPTSLDPAAIAATYWDLVESDRATMPFEVHLTNGPSGAIEFV; encoded by the coding sequence ATGACACACACCGCAGTGGTCGCGGGCGTCGGCCCGGGACTCGGTGCTGCCGTCGCGCGACGCTTCGCGAGTGAAGGGTGTCGCGTCGCCCTCCTCGCCCGTACCGACTCGTTTCTCCGGGAGTTGGCCGCGGACCTCGACGAGGGGGACGGCGAGGGTGCGGGACTGGCGATCCCGATCGATCTCACCGACGCCTCGGCGGTCGACGCGGCGTTCGAAACCGTCCGCGAGCGGTTCGGGGCGCCGGACGTCCTCGTCTACAACGCCAGCGGAGCGGCCTGGAAGGGCCTGACCGACATCTCGCTCGACGAGTTCGACGAGGCGCTGGCGGCCGGGCCGCGCGGGGCCTTCTGCTGTGCCCGGGCGGCCGCCACCGACGTGACGGACGCGGGCGGGACGATGATCTTCACCGGCGCGACCACGGCCGTCCGGGGCAAGGGGGGCGCCGTCGGGTTCTCGGCGGCCAAGTTCGGCGTCCGGGGACTCGCCCAGTCGCTTGCCCGCGAACTCGGTCCCGACGGGGTGCACGTCGCCCACGTCGTCCTCGACGGGACGATCCGGCCGCCGAACACGTCGGCGAGCGATCCGCCGACGTCGCTCGATCCAGCCGCCATCGCGGCGACGTACTGGGACCTCGTCGAGAGCGATCGGGCTACGATGCCGTTCGAGGTCCACCTCACGAACGGGCCGAGCGGCGCCATCGAGTTCGTCTAG
- a CDS encoding ORC1-type DNA replication protein, whose protein sequence is MTDDPDEGMLSWDESVFRDEHVFEIDYVPETFDHRETQLENLKYALRPAVRGSRPLNTMVRGPPGTGKTTAVLKLFGELSGQPGVRTVRVNCQLDSTRYAVFSRVFEHVFDYEPPSSGISFKKLFGQITDHLVDDDEVLVVALDDVNYLFYENEASDTLYSLLRAHEGSAGARIGVIVVSSDLGLDIMEELDGRVQSVFRPEEVYFPVYDADEIVDILGERVDRGFHDGVIGTRELDRVAELTAESGDLRVGIDLLRRAGLNAEMRASRTISVDDVAEAYDKSKYVHLSRCLRELTESERALVETIAEHDGQQAGTVYEAFHEATDLGYTRYSEIINKLDQLGVIEADYAEVDGRGRSRSLTLSYDTEAVLDRL, encoded by the coding sequence ATGACAGACGACCCCGACGAGGGGATGCTGTCGTGGGACGAGTCGGTCTTCCGGGACGAACACGTCTTCGAGATCGACTACGTACCCGAGACGTTCGACCACCGGGAGACGCAACTGGAGAACCTGAAATACGCGTTGCGGCCCGCGGTGCGTGGCTCCCGCCCGCTCAACACGATGGTTCGCGGGCCGCCCGGTACCGGCAAGACCACCGCCGTCCTGAAGCTATTCGGCGAGTTGTCGGGTCAGCCGGGCGTGCGAACCGTCCGGGTGAACTGCCAACTCGACTCGACGCGCTACGCCGTCTTCTCGCGGGTGTTCGAACACGTCTTCGACTACGAACCGCCGTCCTCGGGTATCTCGTTCAAGAAACTGTTCGGACAGATCACCGATCATCTCGTCGACGACGACGAGGTGCTGGTGGTCGCGCTGGACGACGTGAACTACCTGTTCTACGAGAACGAGGCCTCCGATACCCTCTACTCCCTGCTGCGTGCCCACGAGGGATCGGCCGGCGCACGCATCGGCGTCATCGTCGTCTCCTCGGATCTGGGCCTGGACATCATGGAGGAACTCGACGGTCGCGTCCAGAGCGTCTTCCGGCCCGAAGAAGTGTATTTCCCCGTCTACGACGCCGACGAGATCGTCGACATCCTCGGCGAACGGGTCGACCGCGGGTTCCACGACGGCGTGATCGGCACACGGGAACTCGATCGGGTCGCCGAACTCACGGCCGAGAGCGGCGACCTCCGAGTCGGGATCGACCTGTTGCGCCGGGCGGGACTGAACGCCGAGATGCGTGCGAGCAGGACGATCAGCGTCGACGACGTGGCGGAGGCCTACGACAAGTCGAAATACGTCCACCTCTCGCGGTGTCTCCGCGAACTCACGGAGTCGGAGCGGGCGCTGGTCGAGACCATCGCCGAACACGACGGCCAGCAGGCCGGCACGGTGTACGAGGCCTTCCACGAGGCGACGGACCTGGGCTACACCCGCTACTCGGAGATCATCAACAAACTCGACCAGTTGGGTGTCATCGAGGCGGACTACGCCGAGGTCGACGGCCGGGGGCGATCCCGGTCGCTCACCCTCTCCTACGACACCGAAGCGGTGCTCGACCGCCTCTGA
- a CDS encoding DUF192 domain-containing protein — protein sequence MPRRVTVLEVGLLVVLVGLAGCAGMGTSVESTATSTTDPATTAGATTADTPVSTPGSGYETRTVTLRDENGTRLATVDVWVADTFTKRYVGLSDTSALEPGRGMLFVFDGEDGRSFVMRNMDFPLDMVFVAADGTITTIHHAPVESDGDLTEYTGRAKYVLEVPMGYTNRTGVDVGDRLRVDGA from the coding sequence ATGCCTCGCCGTGTGACGGTTCTCGAGGTCGGCCTCCTCGTCGTTCTCGTGGGGCTCGCGGGCTGTGCGGGGATGGGAACGAGCGTGGAGTCGACGGCCACGTCGACGACCGACCCCGCCACGACCGCCGGAGCGACCACCGCGGACACCCCGGTTTCGACTCCGGGCAGCGGCTACGAGACGAGGACGGTCACCCTCCGCGACGAGAACGGAACGCGTCTGGCGACCGTCGACGTCTGGGTAGCCGACACGTTCACCAAACGCTACGTGGGGCTGAGCGACACCTCGGCGCTCGAACCCGGACGGGGGATGCTGTTCGTCTTCGACGGCGAGGACGGCCGCTCGTTCGTGATGCGGAACATGGACTTCCCGCTCGATATGGTGTTCGTGGCGGCCGACGGGACGATCACGACGATCCATCACGCTCCGGTCGAGTCGGACGGCGACCTGACGGAGTACACGGGCCGGGCGAAGTACGTCCTCGAGGTGCCGATGGGCTACACGAACCGCACGGGCGTCGACGTGGGCGACCGGTTGCGGGTCGACGGCGCGTGA
- a CDS encoding dihydroneopterin aldolase family protein, translating to MVTDAQRACFEAGIKFGSLYHQFAGTPVSPGSAASLERAMAESIENQPFCESVTVDVDETALAEAADDHGYVELTGRFMEVRMRIEYEGVVVRTEMVMADGYPLMRPVAVE from the coding sequence ATGGTCACCGACGCCCAGCGGGCCTGCTTCGAGGCGGGCATCAAGTTCGGCTCGCTCTATCACCAGTTCGCGGGCACACCCGTCTCCCCCGGGAGCGCCGCGAGCCTCGAACGCGCGATGGCCGAGTCCATCGAGAACCAGCCGTTCTGCGAGTCGGTCACCGTCGACGTCGACGAGACGGCCCTGGCCGAGGCGGCCGACGACCACGGCTACGTCGAACTCACCGGCCGGTTCATGGAGGTACGGATGCGGATCGAGTACGAGGGCGTCGTCGTCCGCACGGAGATGGTCATGGCGGACGGCTATCCGCTGATGCGCCCCGTGGCCGTCGAATAG
- a CDS encoding creatininase family protein: MHLTDATWTDVRDADADLAVLPVGSTEQHGPHAPLGTDALHAETVAEAGAARYDGEVAVAPTVPVGVAEEHRDFAGTLWVSPDTFRSYVRDVIGSLAHHGMDRVVVVNGHGGNVPALGEVTATVSRHDDAYAVPFTWFEAVGDHGSEMGHGGPLETALLRATHPELVREDRIEAAREGASETWGDWVSGTRTNLAHDTAEFTDSGVVGDPGGGDADLGDELLDLAAASLDRLLTAVADRDLTAER, translated from the coding sequence ATGCACCTCACCGACGCCACCTGGACGGACGTCCGGGACGCCGACGCCGACCTCGCGGTCCTCCCGGTCGGCAGCACCGAACAGCACGGCCCGCACGCACCGCTGGGAACCGACGCCCTCCACGCCGAGACGGTCGCCGAGGCGGGCGCGGCACGGTACGATGGCGAGGTGGCCGTCGCGCCCACGGTCCCCGTCGGCGTCGCGGAGGAACACCGCGATTTCGCAGGGACGCTCTGGGTGTCGCCCGACACCTTCCGGAGTTACGTCCGGGACGTGATCGGCAGCCTCGCCCACCACGGCATGGATCGGGTGGTCGTCGTCAACGGGCACGGGGGAAACGTCCCCGCGCTGGGCGAGGTGACCGCGACGGTCTCCCGCCACGACGACGCCTACGCCGTCCCGTTCACGTGGTTCGAGGCGGTCGGCGACCACGGGTCGGAGATGGGACACGGCGGGCCACTGGAGACCGCGCTGTTGCGCGCGACCCACCCCGAACTGGTTCGGGAGGATCGGATCGAGGCGGCCCGCGAGGGCGCGAGCGAGACGTGGGGTGACTGGGTGTCGGGGACGAGGACGAACCTCGCCCACGACACCGCTGAGTTCACCGATAGCGGCGTCGTCGGCGATCCGGGTGGGGGCGACGCGGACCTGGGCGACGAACTGCTGGATCTGGCGGCTGCCTCGCTGGACCGGTTGCTGACGGCGGTGGCCGACCGCGACCTGACGGCGGAGCGGTAG
- a CDS encoding DUF5790 family protein encodes MSQTTLGDDELFGEAAAEMRADVEEHLTAARAELPEADEVWETDADNVLGVLNGLRSALDVGEAEEHLRQAKKWYTMGERADAFEDAADLAAAIEDLESLIGTIRTAHDNVSDLTNAVPELRGTLEELDEDED; translated from the coding sequence ATGAGTCAGACGACGCTCGGCGACGACGAACTCTTCGGCGAAGCTGCGGCGGAGATGCGCGCGGACGTGGAGGAACACCTCACGGCGGCACGAGCGGAACTCCCCGAGGCCGACGAGGTCTGGGAGACCGACGCCGACAACGTCCTCGGCGTCCTCAACGGCCTCCGATCGGCGCTGGACGTCGGCGAGGCGGAGGAACATCTCCGGCAGGCGAAGAAGTGGTACACGATGGGCGAGCGCGCCGACGCCTTCGAGGACGCCGCCGACCTCGCGGCCGCCATCGAGGATCTGGAGTCGCTGATCGGGACGATCCGGACGGCCCACGACAACGTGAGCGACCTCACGAACGCGGTGCCGGAACTCCGGGGGACGCTGGAGGAACTGGACGAGGACGAAGACTGA
- a CDS encoding ABC transporter ATP-binding protein produces the protein MDVPADDDPFEAQRERTANPMRRLFAEYGRERSGLFGLGVGASLLARLLDLLPPLLLGIAVDAIFLDEGPFDLPLVPNAWLPTDPEAQFWLIVGVVLFSFLGGAGLHWVRNWGWNRFAQHVQHAIRTDTYDAMQRLNMTFFADKQTGEMMSVLSNDVNRLERFLNDGLNSAFRLGVMVVGIAALLFWMNPQLAVVALLPVPLIAGFTYRFVENIQPKYADVRSTVGQVNSRLENNLGGIQVIKTSNTEGYEADRVEDVSGDYFDANWDAIETRIKFFPGLRVLAGLGFALTFTIGGLWVFRGEGPWIFTGTLRPGEFVSFILYTQRFIWPMAQFGQIINMYQRAYASAARIFGLMDENAGIDERPDAGELVVTEGHVEYNDVTFGYDDETILDGVSLTAEGGDTLALVGPTGAGKSTALKLLLRMYDVDEGAIRIDDEDISDVTITSLRDAIGYVSQETFLFYGTVRENITYGTFDADEAEIVAAAKAAEAHEFVTNLPEGYDTMVGERGVKLSGGQRQRLTIARAMLKDPEILILDEATSDVDTETEMLIQRSLDRLTADRTTFVIAHRLSTVKDADRIVVLDDGQVRERGTHEDLLAEDGLYASLWGVQAGEIDDLPEEFVERATRRGARADVDGEDRDAAGGRPTVGDGDD, from the coding sequence ATGGACGTCCCCGCGGACGACGACCCCTTCGAGGCACAGCGGGAGCGGACCGCGAACCCGATGCGGCGACTGTTCGCCGAGTACGGTCGGGAGCGGTCGGGCCTGTTCGGCCTCGGCGTCGGCGCTAGCCTCCTCGCTCGGCTGCTCGACCTCCTGCCGCCGCTCCTGCTCGGTATCGCCGTCGACGCCATCTTCCTCGACGAGGGACCCTTCGACCTCCCGCTGGTGCCGAACGCGTGGCTCCCGACCGACCCCGAGGCGCAGTTCTGGCTCATCGTCGGCGTCGTCCTGTTCTCGTTTCTGGGCGGGGCGGGACTACACTGGGTGCGCAACTGGGGCTGGAACCGCTTCGCCCAGCACGTCCAGCACGCCATCCGGACGGACACCTACGACGCGATGCAGCGGCTCAACATGACGTTTTTCGCCGACAAGCAGACCGGCGAGATGATGTCGGTGCTCTCGAACGACGTGAACCGACTGGAGCGCTTTCTCAACGACGGGCTGAACTCCGCGTTCCGCCTCGGTGTGATGGTCGTCGGCATCGCCGCCCTGCTGTTCTGGATGAACCCACAACTGGCCGTCGTCGCACTCCTGCCCGTCCCACTGATCGCCGGCTTCACCTACCGCTTCGTCGAGAACATCCAGCCGAAGTACGCCGACGTCCGCTCGACGGTCGGGCAGGTCAACTCCCGACTGGAGAACAACCTCGGCGGCATCCAGGTCATCAAGACGAGCAACACCGAAGGATACGAGGCCGACCGGGTCGAGGACGTCTCGGGCGACTACTTCGACGCCAACTGGGACGCCATCGAGACCCGGATCAAGTTCTTCCCGGGGCTCCGTGTACTCGCGGGCCTCGGCTTCGCGCTCACGTTCACCATCGGCGGCCTCTGGGTGTTCCGCGGCGAGGGGCCCTGGATCTTCACCGGGACCCTGCGCCCCGGCGAGTTCGTCTCCTTCATCCTCTACACCCAGCGGTTCATCTGGCCGATGGCGCAGTTCGGGCAGATCATCAACATGTACCAGCGGGCCTACGCCTCCGCCGCCCGCATCTTCGGGCTGATGGACGAGAACGCCGGGATCGACGAACGCCCTGACGCCGGGGAGTTGGTCGTCACCGAGGGCCACGTCGAGTACAACGACGTGACCTTCGGCTACGACGACGAGACGATCCTCGACGGCGTCTCCCTTACCGCCGAGGGCGGTGACACCCTCGCGCTGGTCGGTCCCACCGGGGCCGGAAAGTCGACCGCATTGAAGCTCCTCCTCCGGATGTACGACGTCGACGAGGGGGCGATCAGGATCGACGACGAGGACATCAGCGACGTGACCATAACGAGCCTCCGGGACGCCATCGGCTACGTCAGCCAGGAGACGTTCCTCTTCTATGGAACCGTCCGCGAGAACATCACGTACGGCACGTTCGACGCCGACGAGGCGGAGATCGTCGCGGCCGCCAAGGCCGCGGAGGCCCACGAGTTCGTCACGAACCTGCCCGAGGGCTACGACACCATGGTGGGTGAGCGGGGCGTGAAACTGTCCGGCGGCCAGCGCCAGCGCCTCACCATCGCGCGGGCGATGCTCAAGGATCCCGAGATCCTGATCCTCGACGAGGCGACCAGCGACGTGGACACGGAGACGGAGATGCTGATCCAGCGGTCGCTCGATCGGCTGACCGCCGACCGGACGACGTTCGTCATCGCCCACCGGCTCTCGACGGTGAAAGACGCCGACCGGATCGTCGTCCTCGACGACGGCCAGGTGCGGGAGCGGGGCACCCACGAGGATCTGCTCGCCGAGGACGGCCTCTACGCCAGCCTCTGGGGTGTGCAGGCGGGGGAGATCGACGATCTGCCCGAGGAGTTCGTCGAGCGAGCGACCCGGCGAGGGGCGCGGGCGGACGTCGACGGCGAGGACCGCGACGCCGCAGGCGGCCGACCGACGGTCGGCGACGGCGACGACTAG
- a CDS encoding helix-hairpin-helix domain-containing protein gives MELTAIPGVGEKTAAALADLDDPERALREGDVAALAEAPGVSPGRAAAIARAAVRHEHGADGDFLATDRARDVYEDILDLLEERTVTDYAARRMATFVPTGAASRIEEVRALVDRATSRETDPATIDALTDVSPLVDPPPTRVRDRCLATADAERYAEADEAIPELSVEVVDDARDLAELARSYATVIVLDEAFAGVDVTGDVRVRPDALDHPSEVVPERLLSFFAANRDTLLAAARVHETAGMDPPCDPDTLRDALSRLDDDGTPVGDDELDRLATAVDDLDAAVGTAESVANDHLRTAIRDRDVTIEGTDFLSLVEQGARVDALLSRELADEFDRAVEKARTHLVDGLDLSDVADLAERVFGGEPTFPLEHDEEAVSRLRTELTAARDRRAARLKADLADDLGALREAAETLVRAALERDVELAVARFADDFDCTLPTVSDDVTGVAVEGGRSPLLDVAFEDVESVDYAVSGVTLLSGVNSGGKTSTLDLLALVTILAHMGLPVPAESARVERVSELHYYAKSQGTLDAGAFEATLRDFADLATGTDSRLVLVDELESITEPGASAKIIAGILESLDGGGVTAVFVSHLAGEIRDAAAVDVAVDGIEAVGLVDGELRVNRSPVTDHLARSTPELIVEKLATDSTEDDDVAFYARLLEKF, from the coding sequence ATGGAGCTTACGGCCATCCCGGGCGTCGGGGAGAAGACGGCCGCCGCGCTCGCCGACCTCGACGACCCCGAACGGGCGCTCCGGGAGGGCGACGTGGCCGCACTCGCCGAGGCGCCGGGGGTCTCCCCCGGCCGTGCCGCGGCCATCGCCCGCGCGGCCGTCCGGCACGAACACGGCGCCGACGGCGACTTTCTGGCGACCGATCGCGCCCGCGACGTCTACGAGGATATCCTCGACTTGCTGGAGGAGCGCACGGTCACCGACTACGCCGCCCGCCGGATGGCGACGTTCGTGCCCACGGGTGCGGCCTCCCGGATCGAGGAGGTTCGGGCGCTCGTCGATCGGGCGACGAGTCGCGAGACCGACCCCGCGACCATCGATGCGCTGACCGACGTGTCGCCGCTCGTCGACCCGCCACCGACGCGGGTGCGCGACCGCTGTCTCGCCACCGCGGACGCGGAGCGGTACGCCGAGGCCGACGAGGCGATCCCCGAACTCTCCGTCGAGGTGGTCGACGACGCCCGCGACCTCGCGGAACTCGCACGGTCGTACGCGACGGTGATCGTCCTCGACGAGGCCTTCGCCGGCGTCGACGTGACCGGTGACGTTCGCGTCCGGCCCGACGCCCTCGATCACCCCAGCGAGGTGGTGCCCGAGCGTCTCCTCTCCTTTTTTGCGGCGAACCGCGATACTCTCCTCGCGGCGGCGCGGGTCCACGAGACGGCGGGAATGGACCCGCCCTGCGACCCCGACACACTCCGCGATGCGCTCTCACGACTGGACGACGACGGCACGCCAGTCGGCGACGACGAACTCGATCGACTCGCGACGGCCGTCGACGACCTCGACGCCGCCGTCGGCACCGCCGAGTCCGTCGCCAACGACCACCTCCGGACGGCCATCCGCGACCGCGACGTCACCATCGAGGGGACGGACTTCCTCTCGCTGGTCGAACAGGGAGCCCGCGTCGACGCCCTGCTCTCCCGGGAACTCGCCGACGAATTCGACCGCGCGGTCGAGAAGGCCCGGACCCACCTCGTCGACGGCCTCGACCTGTCCGACGTGGCTGACCTCGCCGAGCGGGTCTTCGGCGGTGAACCCACCTTCCCGCTGGAACACGACGAGGAGGCGGTCTCGCGGCTCCGGACCGAACTGACCGCGGCCCGTGACCGCCGTGCGGCACGGCTCAAGGCCGACCTGGCCGACGACCTCGGCGCCCTCCGTGAGGCCGCCGAGACGCTCGTCCGCGCGGCGCTGGAGCGCGACGTGGAACTCGCCGTCGCCCGCTTCGCCGACGACTTCGACTGCACCCTCCCGACCGTCTCCGACGACGTGACCGGTGTCGCCGTCGAGGGGGGCCGGTCGCCGCTGCTCGACGTGGCCTTCGAGGACGTCGAGTCCGTCGACTACGCCGTCTCCGGCGTGACGCTACTCTCGGGGGTCAACTCCGGCGGGAAGACCTCGACGCTCGACCTGCTCGCGCTCGTGACGATCCTCGCACACATGGGCCTGCCGGTGCCTGCCGAGTCGGCACGCGTCGAGCGCGTCTCCGAACTCCACTACTACGCCAAGAGCCAGGGGACGCTGGACGCCGGCGCGTTCGAGGCGACGCTCCGGGACTTCGCCGACCTCGCGACCGGGACGGACTCGCGGCTCGTCCTCGTGGACGAACTGGAGAGCATCACGGAACCCGGAGCCAGCGCGAAGATCATCGCCGGTATCCTCGAGTCACTCGACGGCGGTGGCGTGACGGCCGTCTTCGTCTCGCATCTCGCGGGCGAGATCCGCGACGCCGCCGCGGTCGACGTGGCCGTCGACGGCATCGAGGCGGTCGGCCTCGTCGACGGTGAACTTCGGGTGAATCGCTCGCCCGTGACCGACCACCTCGCGCGGTCGACGCCCGAACTCATCGTCGAGAAGCTAGCGACCGACTCGACCGAGGACGACGACGTCGCGTTCTACGCGCGGCTGCTGGAGAAGTTCTGA